CCCGGTGCAGCCCGCTGCTGCTGTAACGAGTTCTGCCTATTCTGTGGCTTCCGTGGCCAGGGCAAGCTCCACGGTGGGTCCGGCGCAATCCGCTCTGGCGCCTGAAAATTCTGGGATGCGCGCGGGTCTTGTGCTGCATTTCTCGGGTGATTGCTGGGTGCAGGTTCGCGACGGTAGCGGAGCCATAGTGCTGTCGACGCTCGCCAAGGCGGGACAGTCCATCAACGTGACGCAAGGGACTCCGCCGTATCGCATCCTGGTGGGAAAAGCCAGCGCAGTGCAGATTACCTACGCGGGCAAACCCGTGCCGCTTCCGGCCAATGCACTGAATGTGGCGCGGGTAGAGGTGGGCTCAACGCCTGTTGCTGCGACCGCGAGCACAGCGGTTACGCGCACTTCAAGCAACGCCAGACTTGCCGCGCGCCCGCATCGAGAGGCACAATCATCGCATCTTTCTCGCCCTGCCACTGCCAATTCTTTGGCTCCGGCAGAGGCTACAGCAAGTGACGAAACCATTTCCAGCGAGGTAGCTCATGCAACATCAATCGCCCATTCAGCGCCGTAAAAGCCGCCAAATCCATGTTGGAAAGGTCGCCATCGGTGGGGATGCACCGATCTCTGTGCAAAGCATGACCAATACGGAGACCCGCGATGTTCCGGCAACTGTCGCACAAATCCGCCGTCTCGAGGCGGTGGGCGCAGATATTGTGCGGGTATCGGTGCCCAGCATGGACGCTGCCGAGGCGTTTAAGGCCATTCGCGCCCAGGTTGAGGTGCCACTGGTCGCGGATATCCACTTCGATCATCGCATCGCGCTGCAAGTGATGCAGGATGGTGTCGATGGGCTACGCATCAATCCCGGGAATATCGGCTCCATCGACAAGGCGCGCCTAGTTGTGGAAATGGCAAAAGATAAGGGCATACCCATTCGCATCGGCGTGAATGCGGGCAGTCTGGAAAAGGATCTGCAGGAAAAATATGGCGAGCCAACCCCTGAGGCACTGGTAGAATCTGCCCTGCGTCATGTTGCTATCCTAGATGAGCTGAATTTCCATGACGTAAAGATCAGCGTCAAGGCCTCCGATGTCTTCCTGGCGGTGGGCGCTTATCGTCTTTTGGCGCAGAAGGTCGATTACCCCTTGCATTTGGGCATCACTGAAGCCGGTGGATTGCGGTCTGGGACCGTCAAGTCGGCCATTGGGCTTGGCCTGCTTTTAAATGAAGGAATTGGCGACACCATTCGCGTCTCCCTCGCCGCTGATCCCGTAGAGGAAATTCGCGTCGGCTTTGATATTTTGAAGAGCCTGCACCTGCGACAAAAGGGCATCAATCTGATTGCCTGCCCCTCCTGTTCGCGACAGGAATTTGATGTCATCAAGACCATCAACGCGTTGGAAGGGCGATTGGAGGACATCCTCGAGCCCATGGATGTGTCGGTGATTGGCTGCGTGGTGAATGGGATCGGTGAAGCGAAAGAGGCCGATATCGGCCTTACCGGTGGCGACAAGCGAAGCATCCTGTATTATCGCGGCAAGCAGGTGGATCGGGTGGAAAATCAGGATATAGTCGATGTCCTGGAGAAGCGGATTCGTGCCGAGGTGGCG
The window above is part of the Acidithiobacillus acidisediminis genome. Proteins encoded here:
- a CDS encoding helix-turn-helix domain-containing protein encodes the protein MSVDETLADVLQQLRAARSARGWNIKQAAQQLHITSTQVAALEEGRFQDLPGAAFARGYLRNYARLLDLNVEDVLAAYDQQQGTSGLRPSAEVLPRSELPLLDYSRKMLFFSILLAIALIILGWWLWGRPSSSSSAVSAAAISSPAAPSQSAAQIALSTPVQPAAAVTSSAYSVASVARASSTVGPAQSALAPENSGMRAGLVLHFSGDCWVQVRDGSGAIVLSTLAKAGQSINVTQGTPPYRILVGKASAVQITYAGKPVPLPANALNVARVEVGSTPVAATASTAVTRTSSNARLAARPHREAQSSHLSRPATANSLAPAEATASDETISSEVAHATSIAHSAP
- the ispG gene encoding flavodoxin-dependent (E)-4-hydroxy-3-methylbut-2-enyl-diphosphate synthase; this translates as MQHQSPIQRRKSRQIHVGKVAIGGDAPISVQSMTNTETRDVPATVAQIRRLEAVGADIVRVSVPSMDAAEAFKAIRAQVEVPLVADIHFDHRIALQVMQDGVDGLRINPGNIGSIDKARLVVEMAKDKGIPIRIGVNAGSLEKDLQEKYGEPTPEALVESALRHVAILDELNFHDVKISVKASDVFLAVGAYRLLAQKVDYPLHLGITEAGGLRSGTVKSAIGLGLLLNEGIGDTIRVSLAADPVEEIRVGFDILKSLHLRQKGINLIACPSCSRQEFDVIKTINALEGRLEDILEPMDVSVIGCVVNGIGEAKEADIGLTGGDKRSILYYRGKQVDRVENQDIVDVLEKRIRAEVAERRAARTEA